In a single window of the Sulfolobales archaeon genome:
- a CDS encoding nucleotidyltransferase domain-containing protein has protein sequence MGFKSLDDVCEPYKGLLSRLLDVMRARLGERLVSVVLYGSVARCEARRDSDVDLLIVVKDPGRSRLRRQEMFMEIEESLEEDLKGLEAMGYYVDFSPIIKSPEEASKITPLYLDMAYDAVILYDRDGFMQSILERLRRRLEELGAERVRVGKLWYWRLKKDYRFGEVIEIE, from the coding sequence TTGGGCTTTAAGAGTTTAGATGATGTTTGCGAGCCTTATAAGGGTTTACTGTCTAGGCTTCTCGATGTTATGAGGGCTAGGCTTGGTGAGAGGCTTGTATCTGTCGTGCTCTATGGATCTGTTGCTAGGTGTGAGGCTAGGAGGGATAGCGATGTCGATCTTCTAATAGTTGTGAAGGATCCTGGTAGGAGTAGGCTTAGGAGACAGGAGATGTTCATGGAGATCGAGGAATCCCTTGAGGAGGATCTTAAGGGGCTTGAGGCAATGGGCTACTATGTGGACTTCTCACCAATAATAAAATCTCCTGAGGAGGCCTCGAAGATAACACCACTATATCTAGACATGGCTTATGACGCGGTAATACTATATGATAGAGATGGTTTCATGCAATCAATACTAGAGAGGCTAAGGAGAAGATTAGAGGAGCTTGGAGCCGAGAGGGTTAGAGTGGGCAAGCTATGGTATTGGAGGCTTAAGAAGGACTATAGATTTGGCGAGGTTATAGAGATTGAATAA